ATGCTCGAATACATGAGCCCTACGATGACCTTGATGAGCGAGAGCACCACGTTCCCTGCTATGCTGACCCCTATCGGCCTGTATATTTCCTCCACGGTATCACCACAATTTTGTGCATATGCACACAATATTTAAACCTTGCCATCACCATTCGGATATTTAACTTTATTAGGTTTTCCAATTTTGTTAGACTAATTTAATTCAAGAGGGCATAAAAATAAGGCCAACGGTCAGTCCGTCACTCCATCATCACGAGCCTCAGACAAGGCTGAAGTCATCATCCCGGGAAAGGTTGGAGATGGGCCTTAAAAGGGTTGCTCAGCGATCACCTTTCCTTCCTCACCGATCGGTTCGCCCATCACTCATCATCGCGATTGGGTGTTGGAAGAGGGGCTTAAAACGGTTGCTCAGCAAGGGCTGTCTGAAGACAGTTGAATACTTCAAACACATGTCAATATCCACTGCACAGAATCACTTCTGAATACACCAAGAACAGCCATCTTAAGTAGCAACACTGACGGGCACTCATTTAAACGGAGGCCGCCATTTCAACAGCGCATCGTAGTCTGGCTCCGGATCCTCTGTGTAGAAATCGAGTCCGAACCATGAGACTACTTCCAGAATGTCTTTAACCTGCCTCTCACTAAGCTTTTCGCGCCACTTTATCAGCTGCCTGGGGGTACCTATGTAGTCCCTTCCGTAGGTCTTCCTGGTTACTTTGCTGGGCGTTTTTATCCGCCTTACGGCCCCCTCTGGCACTTCCTCTCCGATGTATCCAAAAATTGCCTTCAGCTCCCCCTCCGGATTCACAACGAGACGCTCATAGATCACAGTATACCATGGATGTGGCTTCTTGGAGGCCAGAGGAATGTAGTTTTCAAAGGCCCAGATGGCCGCCAAGAGTTCTATCTGAGAGTTAATGCCCGAAAGCCTGTCCATCAACCGCTCGCTCTCAGCCAGCTCCGGCACCTTCTGGATTTCACTCAGGAACTGTTCCTTGGTTATCCGCGAGAAGTATCCAGTCGCAAGCTGGGAGGCTATCGTTGCACAGGGATGACGTATTATGAAGTAGATGGCCCTTAGATTGAACGTGTTCGCAATCCACAGAAGCATTGTGTTTGCCCTGACGAACTTAACGACGAGCTTGGATGCATTGAAACGGCGGATTATGATCCCCATTCTAAGGTACTGCCTGTGGGGGAATTGGGCTCCCACCCGACCGGTAAAAACCTTCTCCAAATATGCCCTCAGCTTCGGGTAGTTCTCCTGTGTGGGAACGTAGGGGTCGTAGGGTATGCCGAGCTTTCTGAACTCTGGATACCATGAGGGGTGAAATGGCTCAAAGACGGATTTGTATTCGGGAAGAGACTCCAAAAGCTCCATGAGCCATGTAGAACCGGACCTGCGGGTTCCAAAGATTCCCACAGTATCCTCAATTCTAAAATCATGTAGTCGCATGGTGATTAAATCCAAGATATAATTGGTTCTAGAAACAAAGAACGAGAGCGGCCCCATTATTTTCCCCTCCGATGATACTCAAAACATGCGTTAACGGGGGCTACTTAAATAGTTTGCGACATCCGCCTAGCTATCTTTTTAAACTGTTCCAGGGTTCTCATTTTGATAGTGATGCCCATGTCCGTATCAGTTATCATATCAACACTCTACAAACGTCCCAGAGAGTTCAAAGAGTGTCTTGAGTCTATAATTGAACAGACAGTCCACCCAATAGAAGTCATTATCCTTAATGGCAGCTCCGATAGTTCATGGGAAATAGTGAAGGAGGAGTCCGATGACATCTTCAAGAAAATGCGAGACGCCGGAATCGCCGTGAAGCATGTTGCCCTCCCCGGCGCCAGCCTCCCCCACGCTAGAAACGCCGGAGCAAAGATAGCAAGGGGCGAGATAGTGCTCTTCCTGGACGATGACGTCGTTCTTGAGAGAGATTATATAAAGAACCTCATCAAGGTGTATGTGGAATACCCAAACGCCATGGGTGTTCAGGGTTTTATAGCCAACAGGATAAACCCAAACAACCCGCTCATCCGGTTCGGTTTTCTGAAGTTTCTCTGGTGGCTCCTCCAGCGCGGCTACTACGAGGTCGATGTTCACAAACAACTCCCCTCACTCTTTGAGGTTCTCCCCTACCGTGTTATCCGGGTGATAAGGCGAGAGAGCTTCAGCGGAACGAACATGTCATACCGGAGGGAAGTATTTAAAAGTCTCGAATTCGACGAGCGCCTCAAGAGGTACGCAATAGGGGAGGACAAGGACTTCTCATACAGAGTTCACAAGCTCTTTCCGGGTTCGCTCTATCAGACTCCCCATGCGAGGCTGGTGCATAAGGAGGCCCCAGCAGGAAGACTTCCATCAAAGCAGTTCGAAACCATGAAACAGGTCTATCACCTCTATCTGTTCTACAAGCTCTTCGAACAGAACGCTAGAAACAAGGCCATCTACGTTCTTGGCAGGATTGGAGACCTCCTGCTTCACTCCATACTCTTCGTGACTTCCGGCTTCAAAAAGGAGAAAGCCCTCAAGATCATCTACATGATTGAAGCCATGTGGCTTGCCCTCTCAAACCGAAACAGGATTAAGAAGGGAGAGGTAAACTTCTGGGCAAACCGGGGGAACTGACGATGGGAAGGATAGTCATACTCGGGATAGACGGGCTCGAATACAACCTCGTTGAAGAGTGGAATCTCAAGCACCTCAAACAAAGGGCCTACACCAAGACGGATCTTTCAGACTTCAAGGTCATAGTCACTCCTCCAATATGGGCCTCCATGCTCACCGGCAGAAAGGTTCCTGAAATAGAGGAACCCTTCGTCAAGAGGCAGAAGTTCATAGCCCGGCAAACGGCCATTGCGAAGGACATTAAAAAGCCTATTTATGTTAAAATCGGGGCCAAGATACTGCCGAAGAACATCAGGCGAAAGATTGGAAACCTGCTGGCTCCCAACCCTTTTGAACAGACCTACGACTATCTGCTCAGGACACGGAAGTATAAGACCATCTTCGACTACTTTGACAAAACCTGGACCAACGGCGTTCCATCGTATGGCAGGAATGTCTCAAATCCCGAGGTAAGGGCCGCAATGAAAGAGGCCGTAAATGGCAACCTCAAATCCCTCGTGGAATACGCAATGGCGACTTATGAGCAGGATAGGAGAGCCCTCTTTGAGGCGCTTGATGGAGACTACGAGCTTATCTTTTGGTATACACCCTTCCTCGACGAGATTTCCCACTTCTACATAAGGAAAAAGCTAAAGCTGATGAACCTCTACTTTGATGTGAACAAGCTTGTCAAAGAAGTCTCAGAGAAGCTGGACGACGGTGATGTACTCTACATAATTTCCGACCATGGAATGGAGCCGATTCCCGGCGACCCGCGCGGTGGAGATCACTCCGACCACGGGTTCTTCAGCAGCAACACTGGAGAGCTTATAGAGAGGCCTCAAGATTTGTTTAAGCTGGTCGTTGAGAAGGCGGAGGGGAGGAAGTGAGAAAGCCGAGAAGTTCCAGAACAAGGGGCTACATCATCGTAACTCCCGCAAAAAACGAGGAAAAAAATCTGCCTCTGTTAGCCAAGAGCGTCATAAACCAAAGCGTTAAGCCAAAGTTGTGGCTTATTGTGGACGACAACAGCACAGACAGGACGGGAGAGATAGCGGAAGCTCTCTCAAGAGAGTTCAACTGGATTGAAGTCCTCCACCTCAGGGACAAAGTCACCGGCTATGACCTCAGATACAGGTATTCCGTTGTCGTTAGAAAGGGATTCAGGCATGCACTCAAAATGGCCATAGAGCGACGAACAGTCTTTGGCTACATCGGAGTTCTCGACGCGGACTTCATCCTCGAAAGGAAGTTTTTTGAGAAGCTGATTGACGCATTCCACAAAAACAACAGACTCGGAATAGTGAGCGGGGGAGGATACTACATCAGAAACGGCCGTCTCGTATGGGAAGGAACAGACCCAAGGAGACCCAAAGGAAGCCCGAGGCTATTCAGGAGGGAGTGCTTCAGAGAGGTCGGGGGATACCGGGAAGGCCCAAGTCCCGATACGGTATCCCATTACCTTGCCAGGTTCCTTGGATGGGAGACGGGGCAGATCGTGGACGCCATAGCAGTTCAGCTCAGGGAGACAGAGGGTAGGTTCGGCTTTTTGAGGGGTTACGAGATGCTCGGATGGTCAAACTACAAGCTCGGAGCTACCTTCACTTCGATACTCGCAAGGGCAGCGTTCCTCATGCTGGACAATCCAGTCAAAGCCTACGGCCTCATTGCGGGGTACTTAAAAGCGTTTAAAGCCCGGGAGATAAGAATTGAGAACGGAGACCTCAGGGAGATGATAAGGCGCGACCTCTCGTTCCGTAGCAACGTGGAGAAGCTGAAGAGGATAAAAGCCGCGGCGAGAATCGTTCCAGTTAAGGAGAGTGGTGTCCGTGGATAGGCCGAACGTAATTCTCATAGTCCTCGATACCCTCAGAAAAGACTACAGCAAAGATATAGAGCGGATGTTAGTGGAGAATTTCGGCTTTACGAGCTATGAAAACGCCGTAGTCCCGTCTCCATGGACTATCCCGAGTCATGCATCGATGTTCACTGGCCTCTACCCCCTCTATCACGGCGTGCACGAGGGCAAAAAGAGAAAAGTGCCGGACGTGAGGTTCAGGGAAGACGGAACGTATCTGCACGAGGTTTTAGCTTCCTTTGGATATACAACCTACCTCTTCACTGCAAACTTCTTCATTGGGCCAGACTTTGGGATAAAGGGCTTTTCCGAATTCCACGACACGCTAAAGCCCCTCATCGAGGACCGGGACAGAGAGGAGCTCAACAGGGTGCTCAAAAAGTATCAGCCCAAAAATGGGCTGGAACTTGTCAAAGCCCTGATGAAGGAGAAGAAGTTCGTCCTGCCTTTCAAAGTCCTCTGGAGAATCATAAGCAGGTACGGAGAAGGGTGGCCAAAGGATAAGGGCGCAAAAGTTACGAACGAACTCCTCAGGGAACTCAACTTTGAGGCTCCATCCTACATCTTCATCAACCTGATGGAAGTCCACGAGCCCTACTCCCTCTTTGAAGGGTTCACAGATGCCCCCGTGGTCAACAGACTCCTCGGAGAAGAGCCCGAGCTGGTGGAGAAGTGGAGGAAAGGGTATCCAGAACAGGTTAAATACCTTGAAAAAAGACTCGTGGAGATGCTCAGTATCCTTCAGGAAAAGGGGATACTCGAAAACTCCATAACCATAGTGACCAGCGACCACGGCCAGCTGCTCGGGGAATATGGGGGAAAGCTCGGACACGGCGTTTTTCTCCATGACGAGCTTTTAAGAGTTCCTCTTCTCATCAGATTGCCCAATGAAGAACCCCTCGAGAAGGAAAACGGATACATCAGCCTTGCAAGGATAAAGCCCCTAATTTTAAGCACTATTCAAGGCAAGGAGTTCAGTCTTACATCAGAGTACGCCATAGCGGAGAGCTTTGGCACCCACTATCCGTATCCAAACCTGGCAAAGGATAAAAAGGAGCTCGTCCATGAGCTTGAGAAGTACAGGCTGAAGCTATACCACAGGGACGGCACGGCAGTCTTCAACGTTGAGGACTGGCGCTTTGAAGAAATAAACGCAGAGAACGAAGGAGAGTTCAGGAACATCGCCAAAAAGCTCATAGTCAAACACCTGAGCCTTTTCGCAGGCAGGGGGGTGGCCAAGTGAGGCCGGCCGTTTCCGTCGTTATTCCCACATACAACCGAAACGAGCTCCTAACGCGGGCCATTGAAAGCGTTTTAAGCCAAGAATTCGACGACTTCGAGGTTCTCGTAATAGACGGTGCGCGAAGCAATTCAACGAGGGAACTCGTGCGCTCGTACGGGGATGGAAGGATCAGATACATCCCCCAGCAGGGAAAGGGCATAGCGAACGCCCGCAATGTAGGTGTTCTTAAAGCGAGGGGAAAGTTCATAGCCTTCCTCGATGATGATGACCACTGGCGGGAGAACAAGCTGGAACGTCAGCTGGAGCTCTTTAAGGAGCTTCCAAAGGAATACGGCCTCATATACACGGCCTTTACGTATTACTACCTTGAACGGAATAAAATCCTCGGAATAAAGCACCCGCGAGCGAGTGGGAACGTCTACAGGTACATGCTCAAGGACAACATAACAGGAACATCGACCATAATGGTGAAGAGGGAGTGTTTCAAGAAGGCGGGACTTTTCAGGGAGAGCTTCCCGACTTGCGAGGACTGGGACATGTGGCTGAGGATGTCAAAGATATGCCTTTTTGGGGCGATAGATGAGCCGCTGGTAGATTATTCTATACACTCGGGCCAGTTCTCTTTTGCAAAGTACCTTGCAGGGAGGTACCGGATGATAGAGGAGCACGGTGATATAAAGCACGACCCGCGAGTGCTCAGCTACCATCTCCTCCAGATAGGACTCCTGAAGGTCTTCGGGGGTGACAGGAGCGGCGCCAAGGACATACTCGAAGCCTTCCGCCTTAACCCCTCCATGAGGGGGAACCTCGCCGATGTCCTGGGGTCTTTCCTTGACGTGAGAACGAAGATATACATCCTTAAGTTTCTCGGCAGGCTCTAGCCCGATTACTTTTTAAACCTCCCTCCCAAAATCCGTTAGGTGGCCCAAATGAATCAAACTCTGGTAGCAATCATCGCGGGCATCGCTGCCTTCTGGGTAATCCTCTACGCCCTCTTCGGGAAGAGAGAGGAGAAGGGAGAGGGCCTGGCAGTTGACATGTTCATTGCCATGTGGAGAACCAAAAAGCTTCTAGGCCTTATAGACAGGATTGCAGGCAAAAATAAACGCTTCTGGAAGGTTTATTCCGATGTCGGGATAGCCCTTGG
This window of the Thermococcus thermotolerans genome carries:
- a CDS encoding sulfotransferase, which codes for MELLESLPEYKSVFEPFHPSWYPEFRKLGIPYDPYVPTQENYPKLRAYLEKVFTGRVGAQFPHRQYLRMGIIIRRFNASKLVVKFVRANTMLLWIANTFNLRAIYFIIRHPCATIASQLATGYFSRITKEQFLSEIQKVPELAESERLMDRLSGINSQIELLAAIWAFENYIPLASKKPHPWYTVIYERLVVNPEGELKAIFGYIGEEVPEGAVRRIKTPSKVTRKTYGRDYIGTPRQLIKWREKLSERQVKDILEVVSWFGLDFYTEDPEPDYDALLKWRPPFK
- a CDS encoding glycosyltransferase family 2 protein; this translates as MPMSVSVIISTLYKRPREFKECLESIIEQTVHPIEVIILNGSSDSSWEIVKEESDDIFKKMRDAGIAVKHVALPGASLPHARNAGAKIARGEIVLFLDDDVVLERDYIKNLIKVYVEYPNAMGVQGFIANRINPNNPLIRFGFLKFLWWLLQRGYYEVDVHKQLPSLFEVLPYRVIRVIRRESFSGTNMSYRREVFKSLEFDERLKRYAIGEDKDFSYRVHKLFPGSLYQTPHARLVHKEAPAGRLPSKQFETMKQVYHLYLFYKLFEQNARNKAIYVLGRIGDLLLHSILFVTSGFKKEKALKIIYMIEAMWLALSNRNRIKKGEVNFWANRGN
- a CDS encoding alkaline phosphatase family protein, with product MGRIVILGIDGLEYNLVEEWNLKHLKQRAYTKTDLSDFKVIVTPPIWASMLTGRKVPEIEEPFVKRQKFIARQTAIAKDIKKPIYVKIGAKILPKNIRRKIGNLLAPNPFEQTYDYLLRTRKYKTIFDYFDKTWTNGVPSYGRNVSNPEVRAAMKEAVNGNLKSLVEYAMATYEQDRRALFEALDGDYELIFWYTPFLDEISHFYIRKKLKLMNLYFDVNKLVKEVSEKLDDGDVLYIISDHGMEPIPGDPRGGDHSDHGFFSSNTGELIERPQDLFKLVVEKAEGRK
- a CDS encoding glycosyltransferase family 2 protein, encoding MRKPRSSRTRGYIIVTPAKNEEKNLPLLAKSVINQSVKPKLWLIVDDNSTDRTGEIAEALSREFNWIEVLHLRDKVTGYDLRYRYSVVVRKGFRHALKMAIERRTVFGYIGVLDADFILERKFFEKLIDAFHKNNRLGIVSGGGYYIRNGRLVWEGTDPRRPKGSPRLFRRECFREVGGYREGPSPDTVSHYLARFLGWETGQIVDAIAVQLRETEGRFGFLRGYEMLGWSNYKLGATFTSILARAAFLMLDNPVKAYGLIAGYLKAFKAREIRIENGDLREMIRRDLSFRSNVEKLKRIKAAARIVPVKESGVRG
- a CDS encoding sulfatase-like hydrolase/transferase, with the protein product MDRPNVILIVLDTLRKDYSKDIERMLVENFGFTSYENAVVPSPWTIPSHASMFTGLYPLYHGVHEGKKRKVPDVRFREDGTYLHEVLASFGYTTYLFTANFFIGPDFGIKGFSEFHDTLKPLIEDRDREELNRVLKKYQPKNGLELVKALMKEKKFVLPFKVLWRIISRYGEGWPKDKGAKVTNELLRELNFEAPSYIFINLMEVHEPYSLFEGFTDAPVVNRLLGEEPELVEKWRKGYPEQVKYLEKRLVEMLSILQEKGILENSITIVTSDHGQLLGEYGGKLGHGVFLHDELLRVPLLIRLPNEEPLEKENGYISLARIKPLILSTIQGKEFSLTSEYAIAESFGTHYPYPNLAKDKKELVHELEKYRLKLYHRDGTAVFNVEDWRFEEINAENEGEFRNIAKKLIVKHLSLFAGRGVAK
- a CDS encoding glycosyltransferase — protein: MRPAVSVVIPTYNRNELLTRAIESVLSQEFDDFEVLVIDGARSNSTRELVRSYGDGRIRYIPQQGKGIANARNVGVLKARGKFIAFLDDDDHWRENKLERQLELFKELPKEYGLIYTAFTYYYLERNKILGIKHPRASGNVYRYMLKDNITGTSTIMVKRECFKKAGLFRESFPTCEDWDMWLRMSKICLFGAIDEPLVDYSIHSGQFSFAKYLAGRYRMIEEHGDIKHDPRVLSYHLLQIGLLKVFGGDRSGAKDILEAFRLNPSMRGNLADVLGSFLDVRTKIYILKFLGRL